Proteins encoded together in one Passer domesticus isolate bPasDom1 chromosome 6, bPasDom1.hap1, whole genome shotgun sequence window:
- the LRRC56 gene encoding leucine-rich repeat-containing protein 56 isoform X2 — protein sequence MRSILKQSWNMSVLLCQSSDLGHTVKQAHNMWETENHLCRKFQSTVGFNCSMDLGTSLSHLHVLWMARCGLSDLDGISSCSSLKELYIAYNNISDLSQLTWLDHLEVLDLEGNNIEDINQVQYLRLCCKLSHLTVEGNLICLKPNAESAEDPDYNYRAEVKKLIPHLKYLDGIPASQTTLLPSKKMHEDSLIIKESIKEGGLAKDISSLDPYLGEVAKQSGCSPKPPTTSRPGNAQCSANVGICSDASLLAGGCPLPDPTVFPDKLFTKDDSSDLTHGLRQVICGNPAKALHVRRQKLGPPAVSPLKPSGLMTENLCGSGGGRDLHQEKVSSDLGAWTEQHKGCLQTGQQEQASQVLKVNKGEDWGLWSLADSLENELREACDEDLIERISLDPSSHSSSGSSQAQEGAVFSNTKRYLIPSPPKNPSPASAVDVAARPWKTRNHRSIKIPSLEENRQCTQKCQSKAHQENSAQPQDKEPTLLGLHSTVAASGSQGQRQAVGCTSQPRLIPAAVRLPRIRPIMDESSSEGINHQHPAACSSTKASQRFRPMNSAWPLTARSILQSLPHKSTATKTSQNRSPQS from the exons GGATCTTGGAACCTCATTGTCCCATCTCCATGTCCTGTGGATGGCTCGGTGTGGGCTCTCAGATTTAGATGGGAtctcttcctgcagctctcTAAAA GAACTCTACATTGCTTATAACAACATCTCTGACCTGAGCCAGCTGACCTGGCTGGATCACCTGGAGGTTTTGGACCTGGAAGGGAACAATATTGAGGACATCAACCAGGTGCAGTACCTGCGACTTTGTTGCAAGCTAAGCCACCTGACAGTGGAGGGCAACCTTATTTGCCTGAAGCCAAATGCAGAATCTGCAGAG GACCCAGACTATAATTACAGAGCAGAAGTAAAAAAACTCATTCCCCACCTGAAGTATTTGGATGGAATACCAGCAAGCCAGACTACTCTCCTTCCTTCCAAGAAGATGCATGAAGATTCTCTAATCATCAAGGAATCCATCAAGGAAGGTGGTTTAGCCAAAGACATTTCATCATTAG ATCCGTATCTTGGGGAAGTAGCAAAGCAGTCTGGATGCAGcccaaaacccccaacaacTTCCAGACCTGGAAATGCACAGTGTTCTGCTAATGTAGGGATTTGTAGTGATGCCAGCCTCTTGGCCGGTGGCTGTCCTCTTCCAGATCCCACTGTTTTTCCTGATAAGCTGTTCACAAAAGATGACTCCAGTGATTTGACACATG GACTCCGTCAAGTCATATGTGGGAACCCCGCCAAGGCCCTCCATGTGAGGAGGCAAAAGCTAGGT CCACCTGCTGTGAGCCCTTTGAAACCGTCTGGTCTGATGACAGAAAACCTCTGTGGctctggaggaggaagagatCTGCACCAGGAAAAGGTGTCCTCTGACCTGGGAGCATGGACGGAGCAGCACAAGGG GTGCCTGCAAACAGGTCAGCAAGAACAAGCCAGCCAAGTACTGAAGGTGAATAAAGGCGAAGACTGGGGCCTGTGGAGCCTGGCTGACAGCTTAGAAAATGAGTTGAGGGAGGCCTGTGATGAGGACCTCATTGAAAGGATTTCACTTGACCCTTCTTCTCACTCCTCCTCAG GTTCATCACAGGCTCAGGAGGGTGCAGTGTTCTCCAACACAAAACGTTATCTAATTCCATCCCCTCCAAAAAACCCTTCACCTGCCTCTGCAGTGGATGTTGCAGCAAGACCCTGGAAAACAAGGAACCACAGGAGTATAAAAATACCCAGCCTAGAGGAGAACAGACAATGTACACAGAAATGCCAGTCCAAAGCTCATCAAGAGAATTCAGCCCAGCCTCAGGACAAAGAGCCCACTCTCCTGGGCCTGCACAGCACagtggctgcctctggatcccaAGGGCAGCGCCAGGCTGTGGGCTGCACCAGCCAGCCAAGGCTCATTCCAGCAGCTGTTAGGTTACCAAGGATCAG GCCCATCATGGATGAGAGCTCTTCTGAAGGGATCAACCACCAGcatccagctgcctgctcatcCACAAAGGCCTCGCAGAGGTTTAGGCCAATGAATTCTGCTTGGCCCCTGACTGCCAGGTCCATTCTGCAGTCATTGCCACACAAATCCACTGCCACAAAAACATCTCAGAACAGAAGTCCTCAGTCCTAG
- the LRRC56 gene encoding leucine-rich repeat-containing protein 56 isoform X3, with translation MARCGLSDLDGISSCSSLKELYIAYNNISDLSQLTWLDHLEVLDLEGNNIEDINQVQYLRLCCKLSHLTVEGNLICLKPNAESAEDPDYNYRAEVKKLIPHLKYLDGIPASQTTLLPSKKMHEDSLIIKESIKEGGLAKDISSLDPYLGEVAKQSGCSPKPPTTSRPGNAQCSANVGICSDASLLAGGCPLPDPTVFPDKLFTKDDSSDLTHGLRQVICGNPAKALHVRRQKLGPPAVSPLKPSGLMTENLCGSGGGRDLHQEKVSSDLGAWTEQHKGCLQTGQQEQASQVLKVNKGEDWGLWSLADSLENELREACDEDLIERISLDPSSHSSSGSSQAQEGAVFSNTKRYLIPSPPKNPSPASAVDVAARPWKTRNHRSIKIPSLEENRQCTQKCQSKAHQENSAQPQDKEPTLLGLHSTVAASGSQGQRQAVGCTSQPRLIPAAVRLPRIRPIMDESSSEGINHQHPAACSSTKASQRFRPMNSAWPLTARSILQSLPHKSTATKTSQNRSPQS, from the exons ATGGCTCGGTGTGGGCTCTCAGATTTAGATGGGAtctcttcctgcagctctcTAAAA GAACTCTACATTGCTTATAACAACATCTCTGACCTGAGCCAGCTGACCTGGCTGGATCACCTGGAGGTTTTGGACCTGGAAGGGAACAATATTGAGGACATCAACCAGGTGCAGTACCTGCGACTTTGTTGCAAGCTAAGCCACCTGACAGTGGAGGGCAACCTTATTTGCCTGAAGCCAAATGCAGAATCTGCAGAG GACCCAGACTATAATTACAGAGCAGAAGTAAAAAAACTCATTCCCCACCTGAAGTATTTGGATGGAATACCAGCAAGCCAGACTACTCTCCTTCCTTCCAAGAAGATGCATGAAGATTCTCTAATCATCAAGGAATCCATCAAGGAAGGTGGTTTAGCCAAAGACATTTCATCATTAG ATCCGTATCTTGGGGAAGTAGCAAAGCAGTCTGGATGCAGcccaaaacccccaacaacTTCCAGACCTGGAAATGCACAGTGTTCTGCTAATGTAGGGATTTGTAGTGATGCCAGCCTCTTGGCCGGTGGCTGTCCTCTTCCAGATCCCACTGTTTTTCCTGATAAGCTGTTCACAAAAGATGACTCCAGTGATTTGACACATG GACTCCGTCAAGTCATATGTGGGAACCCCGCCAAGGCCCTCCATGTGAGGAGGCAAAAGCTAGGT CCACCTGCTGTGAGCCCTTTGAAACCGTCTGGTCTGATGACAGAAAACCTCTGTGGctctggaggaggaagagatCTGCACCAGGAAAAGGTGTCCTCTGACCTGGGAGCATGGACGGAGCAGCACAAGGG GTGCCTGCAAACAGGTCAGCAAGAACAAGCCAGCCAAGTACTGAAGGTGAATAAAGGCGAAGACTGGGGCCTGTGGAGCCTGGCTGACAGCTTAGAAAATGAGTTGAGGGAGGCCTGTGATGAGGACCTCATTGAAAGGATTTCACTTGACCCTTCTTCTCACTCCTCCTCAG GTTCATCACAGGCTCAGGAGGGTGCAGTGTTCTCCAACACAAAACGTTATCTAATTCCATCCCCTCCAAAAAACCCTTCACCTGCCTCTGCAGTGGATGTTGCAGCAAGACCCTGGAAAACAAGGAACCACAGGAGTATAAAAATACCCAGCCTAGAGGAGAACAGACAATGTACACAGAAATGCCAGTCCAAAGCTCATCAAGAGAATTCAGCCCAGCCTCAGGACAAAGAGCCCACTCTCCTGGGCCTGCACAGCACagtggctgcctctggatcccaAGGGCAGCGCCAGGCTGTGGGCTGCACCAGCCAGCCAAGGCTCATTCCAGCAGCTGTTAGGTTACCAAGGATCAG GCCCATCATGGATGAGAGCTCTTCTGAAGGGATCAACCACCAGcatccagctgcctgctcatcCACAAAGGCCTCGCAGAGGTTTAGGCCAATGAATTCTGCTTGGCCCCTGACTGCCAGGTCCATTCTGCAGTCATTGCCACACAAATCCACTGCCACAAAAACATCTCAGAACAGAAGTCCTCAGTCCTAG